One Hydrogenoanaerobacterium saccharovorans DNA segment encodes these proteins:
- a CDS encoding sodium ion-translocating decarboxylase subunit beta: MLVLLLIPMIAASIGVLAYRGISNSSSVGIIGGADGPTAIYVAQTFNPWYILGGAIAVLLLLLALIGFIVYRKKKRQ, from the coding sequence GTGTTGGTACTGCTTTTAATACCGATGATAGCTGCATCAATCGGCGTTTTAGCTTACAGAGGGATATCGAATTCGTCATCCGTCGGCATCATCGGCGGGGCAGACGGCCCAACTGCAATTTATGTAGCGCAAACGTTCAACCCGTGGTACATCTTAGGGGGCGCTATAGCGGTATTATTACTGTTACTGGCACTGATTGGTTTTATTGTATACAGAAAGAAAAAAAGACAATAA
- the priA gene encoding replication restart helicase PriA, whose amino-acid sequence MTVRLIAKVAVDKAAFHFDKLYDYLIPVEYGSAAKVGCRVLVPFGAGNRKRQGVILALEQLKSDEHTHKIKPIHLLLDEEVYLTQELLELVYYLKENTFCTYYDAVKTLLPAGVGYNLGFVYHVNPHPQSDISVLTHEEQALVDYLKSRKAPILKEKLCEVFGLTPENPLLKKLTAEGWLLCEETAKRKIGDETVTMVRLYGDCTEGVPDNIKLTAKQRAVLELLCNVGTASVKEIGYFTGTTSAVVKALEKKGYVELFENEVFRSPVTASSVQAEQTVLTAHQQLAYEGIKALYDKNQPAVSLLYGVTGSGKTSVFVRLIEKMVEQHRQVIVLVPEISLTPQAIEVFTSRFGKRVAILHSGLSMGERLDEWKRIRTGQVDIAVGTRSAVFAPFENLGMIIIDEEQESTYKSEASPRYHAREVAKVRILRHNAHLLLCSATPSVESYYHAKTGRYHLFTLNERFGDAVLPSVSVVDMDAEQREGNFMSISHVLGEQIAENLRNKQQTILLLNRRGYNTLVKCTSCNTAVSCPHCSIGLTYHHANGRLMCHYCGYSRELTQKCEVCGSEYVKYAGAGTQKLEEELKMLFPSARILRMDADTTMAKHAYEQNFKQFADGEYDIMVGTQMVAKGLNFPNVTLVGVLSADSTLFGDNFKSEERTFSLLTQVVGRSGRGELHGRAYIQTHFPDNEIFAMAAEQDYQRFYENEIATRKIMLYPPFCQMCAVGFSGENEREVIAAAQYFQKCLTETAKQNYPDLPLRILGVTPNIVLRVSGKFRYKIIIKCSGSKQFRAMMAAVLIQFAKQRSIKGISVYADLYFDGTI is encoded by the coding sequence GTGACAGTGCGTTTGATAGCCAAGGTTGCGGTTGATAAAGCCGCATTTCATTTTGACAAGCTGTACGACTACCTTATTCCCGTAGAGTATGGTTCCGCCGCAAAAGTTGGCTGCCGTGTTCTAGTGCCGTTTGGTGCGGGTAACCGTAAACGCCAAGGTGTTATATTAGCGTTAGAACAGCTTAAAAGCGACGAACACACGCACAAAATCAAACCCATCCATCTTCTGCTTGATGAGGAAGTATACCTGACGCAAGAGTTGCTTGAACTCGTTTATTATCTGAAAGAAAACACTTTTTGTACCTATTATGATGCAGTAAAAACTTTGTTGCCTGCGGGGGTTGGGTACAATTTGGGGTTTGTATACCATGTAAACCCACACCCGCAAAGTGACATTTCTGTGCTTACACACGAGGAACAAGCTCTGGTGGACTATTTAAAAAGCAGAAAAGCCCCAATTTTAAAAGAAAAACTTTGTGAAGTATTCGGGCTTACCCCTGAAAACCCTTTGCTTAAAAAACTTACCGCCGAAGGTTGGCTGCTTTGCGAAGAAACTGCCAAACGTAAAATCGGCGATGAAACAGTAACCATGGTGCGCCTTTACGGTGATTGTACCGAGGGTGTGCCCGACAATATCAAGCTTACTGCAAAACAGCGTGCGGTGTTGGAATTGCTTTGCAATGTCGGTACCGCATCGGTAAAAGAAATCGGCTACTTTACAGGCACTACTTCGGCAGTTGTAAAAGCTTTGGAGAAAAAGGGCTATGTGGAGTTGTTCGAAAACGAGGTGTTTCGCTCGCCTGTTACCGCAAGCAGCGTGCAGGCAGAGCAAACCGTTCTTACTGCGCATCAGCAGTTGGCTTACGAGGGCATAAAAGCCCTTTACGATAAAAACCAGCCCGCTGTATCATTGCTGTATGGTGTAACGGGCAGCGGTAAAACAAGTGTTTTTGTGCGGCTGATAGAAAAGATGGTAGAACAGCACCGGCAGGTGATTGTGTTGGTGCCTGAAATATCCCTCACCCCGCAGGCAATCGAGGTGTTTACCTCGCGGTTTGGCAAAAGGGTGGCGATTTTGCATAGCGGGCTTTCTATGGGCGAGCGGTTGGATGAATGGAAGCGTATCCGAACAGGGCAGGTGGATATTGCTGTGGGCACACGTTCTGCGGTATTTGCACCGTTTGAAAATCTGGGTATGATTATCATAGATGAGGAGCAGGAAAGCACTTACAAAAGCGAGGCAAGCCCGCGTTACCATGCCCGTGAAGTAGCAAAAGTGCGTATTTTGCGCCACAATGCACATCTGCTGCTGTGTTCGGCTACGCCGAGTGTTGAGAGTTACTACCATGCCAAAACAGGGCGATACCATCTGTTTACACTGAACGAGCGTTTCGGAGATGCCGTACTCCCGTCGGTTTCGGTTGTGGACATGGATGCGGAACAGCGCGAGGGCAATTTTATGAGCATCAGCCATGTGCTGGGTGAGCAGATTGCAGAAAACCTGCGCAACAAGCAGCAGACCATCCTTTTGCTCAACCGCAGGGGCTACAACACGTTGGTGAAATGCACAAGCTGCAATACGGCGGTATCCTGCCCGCATTGCAGTATCGGGCTTACTTACCACCATGCAAACGGGCGGCTGATGTGCCATTACTGCGGTTACTCGCGTGAGCTTACACAAAAATGCGAAGTATGCGGCAGCGAGTATGTAAAATATGCAGGAGCGGGCACGCAAAAGCTCGAAGAAGAGCTGAAAATGCTGTTCCCATCTGCAAGAATATTGCGGATGGACGCAGACACCACCATGGCGAAACACGCTTACGAGCAAAACTTTAAACAGTTTGCCGACGGCGAATACGACATTATGGTGGGTACCCAAATGGTGGCAAAGGGTTTAAACTTCCCCAATGTAACGTTGGTTGGCGTACTTTCGGCAGACAGCACGCTGTTTGGCGACAATTTTAAAAGCGAAGAGCGCACCTTCAGCCTGCTTACGCAGGTAGTTGGGCGCAGCGGACGGGGCGAGCTGCATGGCAGAGCCTATATTCAAACGCACTTCCCCGATAATGAAATTTTTGCAATGGCAGCGGAACAAGATTACCAGAGATTTTATGAAAATGAAATTGCTACCCGCAAAATTATGCTTTATCCGCCGTTTTGCCAGATGTGTGCGGTTGGGTTCAGCGGTGAAAATGAGCGCGAAGTAATTGCTGCGGCACAATATTTTCAAAAATGCCTTACCGAAACAGCAAAGCAAAACTACCCCGATTTGCCGCTGCGAATATTGGGCGTTACCCCCAATATAGTGTTGCGCGTAAGCGGTAAATTC
- a CDS encoding YicC/YloC family endoribonuclease: MIRSMTGFGRAQETIDGRDILVEIKSVNHRFFEFSCRVPRAYGYLEEKLKSYLQTKISRGKVDVNVTVVTMEGANAHVEINYELAKSYTEALRELSEKLNLADDLSLSSISRFADIFNVRKNMEDEEVIWNGVKTVLDEAADKFVAMRSAEGERLKEDCLNRLVTIENAVEQIEKRSPRIVAEYRERLYSKLKDVLENTNIDDQRILTEAAIFSEKTAVDEETVRLRSHIAQFRDILKLKEPVGRKLDFLVQEFNRETNTIGSKAQDIEVARIVVDVKSEIEKIREQIQNIE; this comes from the coding sequence ATGATCAGAAGTATGACAGGCTTTGGACGTGCGCAGGAAACGATAGATGGCAGAGATATTTTGGTGGAAATCAAGAGCGTAAACCACCGTTTTTTCGAGTTTTCATGCCGTGTACCGCGCGCCTATGGTTATCTGGAAGAAAAACTCAAAAGTTATCTGCAAACAAAAATTTCGCGCGGTAAGGTGGATGTGAATGTCACTGTTGTGACGATGGAGGGGGCAAATGCCCATGTCGAAATCAACTATGAGCTTGCCAAAAGCTACACCGAGGCGTTGCGCGAACTGAGTGAGAAACTAAATTTGGCTGATGATCTATCGCTTTCATCCATTTCGCGTTTTGCCGATATCTTTAATGTCAGAAAAAACATGGAGGATGAAGAGGTGATTTGGAACGGTGTAAAAACCGTACTGGATGAAGCTGCCGATAAATTTGTCGCCATGCGTTCCGCAGAAGGCGAACGCTTAAAAGAAGATTGCCTCAACCGCCTTGTAACCATTGAAAATGCCGTGGAACAAATTGAAAAACGGTCGCCCCGTATTGTGGCGGAATACCGTGAACGCCTTTACAGCAAGCTGAAAGATGTTTTGGAAAACACCAACATTGATGACCAGCGTATCCTTACCGAAGCGGCTATTTTTTCAGAAAAAACTGCGGTAGACGAAGAAACGGTACGCCTGCGCAGCCACATTGCACAGTTCCGCGATATTTTAAAGCTCAAAGAGCCTGTAGGCAGAAAACTGGATTTTTTAGTACAAGAATTTAACCGCGAAACCAATACCATCGGCAGCAAAGCGCAAGATATTGAGGTTGCCCGCATTGTAGTGGATGTAAAAAGTGAAATTGAAAAAATACGTGAGCAGATTCAAAATATAGAATAG
- the remA gene encoding extracellular matrix/biofilm regulator RemA yields MKLINIGFGNMVSANRLVAIVSPESAPIKRIIQDARDRGTLIDATYGRRTRAVIITDSDHVVLSAVQPETVANRLNDDDDDDEEIAEDE; encoded by the coding sequence ATGAAACTGATTAATATCGGCTTTGGAAACATGGTGTCTGCCAACAGATTGGTTGCAATAGTCAGCCCCGAGAGTGCGCCCATTAAGCGCATTATTCAGGATGCACGCGACCGAGGCACCTTAATTGATGCGACCTACGGCAGGAGAACACGTGCGGTTATTATTACCGACAGCGACCATGTGGTGTTATCGGCTGTACAGCCCGAGACGGTGGCAAACCGCTTGAACGATGACGATGATGACGATGAGGAGATTGCAGAGGATGAATAA
- the yedF gene encoding sulfurtransferase-like selenium metabolism protein YedF, with the protein MMTYIDAKGKACPMPVIMAKKELDAGIKQLTIEVDNQTAVENLKRLGASKNCSVAVKNESENFLVVFNNESAEKTLQENIEKPEIPVLPLSGKSPWVLFVGSDGIGSGSPELGHNLMTMLFYTLSQGDNLPQSILFMNGGVKLPTQNEQVVEHLHALQARGCEILVCGTCLNYYGLSEQLKIGTVSNMYDISSRMLTAAKVISF; encoded by the coding sequence ATTATGACATACATTGATGCAAAAGGCAAAGCCTGCCCGATGCCCGTAATTATGGCAAAAAAAGAGCTGGATGCAGGTATAAAACAACTTACCATAGAAGTAGATAACCAAACAGCCGTCGAAAATTTGAAGCGCTTAGGTGCAAGCAAAAACTGTTCTGTTGCTGTAAAAAACGAGAGCGAAAACTTTTTGGTAGTATTCAATAACGAATCTGCCGAGAAAACGCTTCAAGAAAATATCGAAAAACCTGAAATACCTGTTCTGCCCCTTTCTGGGAAATCCCCTTGGGTATTGTTTGTGGGCAGCGACGGCATTGGCAGCGGCAGCCCTGAACTTGGGCATAACTTGATGACGATGCTGTTTTACACACTTTCGCAAGGGGACAATCTGCCCCAATCGATTTTGTTTATGAACGGCGGAGTAAAACTGCCGACGCAAAACGAGCAGGTTGTAGAGCACCTTCATGCTTTGCAGGCACGCGGATGTGAAATTTTGGTGTGCGGTACATGCCTAAATTATTATGGGTTAAGCGAACAACTTAAAATCGGTACTGTAAGCAATATGTACGATATATCATCGCGTATGCTTACCGCTGCCAAAGTAATCTCTTTTTAA
- the rpoZ gene encoding DNA-directed RNA polymerase subunit omega, with amino-acid sequence MNMLRPSISEIIKENESPYSLVVAVAKRAREITDEAEEDKKVLIDKPVKLAIEEFAVGKVKMVESENIGLHVEE; translated from the coding sequence ATGAATATGCTAAGACCGTCTATTTCCGAAATTATCAAAGAAAATGAAAGCCCATACTCGCTTGTGGTTGCCGTTGCTAAACGTGCCCGCGAAATTACAGATGAAGCGGAAGAAGATAAGAAGGTTTTAATCGATAAGCCTGTAAAACTTGCCATAGAAGAGTTTGCCGTGGGAAAAGTGAAGATGGTAGAGAGCGAAAATATCGGGCTTCATGTAGAGGAATAA
- a CDS encoding DUF4349 domain-containing protein, with amino-acid sequence MKKIKRIMALLLVFVLVLSATACGAPKSSSNFAASSAADSPRESGEISYDAATAEQAVAMDGAPEANKSAAAPNNILPDSSRKLIRRVYLDVETLDFDNLSAKIEQQIAALGGYIEQSEISGNSYRSESKRYSHIVARIPKAKVDGFIGTVGEIGNITNKQDSVEDVTLQYVDVESRKKSLKIEQERLLVLLAKAEKLEDIIQLEQRLSQVRYELENYESQLRTYDNQVDYSTVTLDIREVQRVTPAEQKTMWSRMKTGFSETILDIKEGCKNFAVWFVVNLPYIVIWAVLITVVVIVLRKVNRLAMGDKPKAKRLTWRKDAETDEIAKNDKNEDK; translated from the coding sequence ATGAAAAAGATAAAACGGATAATGGCATTGCTTTTGGTATTTGTTTTGGTCTTGTCCGCCACAGCATGCGGTGCGCCCAAAAGCAGCAGCAATTTTGCAGCCAGTAGTGCAGCAGATTCCCCCAGGGAAAGCGGGGAAATTAGTTACGATGCAGCCACGGCAGAACAGGCTGTTGCAATGGATGGAGCACCTGAAGCAAATAAAAGTGCAGCAGCTCCAAACAATATTTTGCCCGACAGCTCCCGCAAACTGATACGCCGGGTTTATCTCGATGTGGAAACGCTCGACTTTGACAACCTAAGTGCAAAAATCGAACAGCAGATAGCGGCACTGGGCGGATATATTGAGCAAAGCGAAATTTCAGGTAACAGCTATCGCAGCGAGAGCAAGCGCTACTCTCACATTGTCGCCCGTATCCCCAAGGCGAAAGTGGACGGATTTATCGGTACGGTGGGCGAAATCGGTAATATCACCAATAAGCAGGATTCTGTTGAAGATGTGACACTGCAGTATGTGGATGTGGAGAGCCGCAAAAAATCGCTGAAGATTGAGCAGGAGCGGCTGCTTGTGCTATTGGCAAAGGCAGAAAAGCTCGAGGACATTATCCAACTGGAGCAGCGCCTTTCGCAGGTGCGCTATGAGTTGGAAAATTATGAATCGCAGCTGCGTACATACGATAATCAGGTGGATTACAGTACTGTTACCCTTGATATTCGCGAGGTGCAGCGTGTAACCCCCGCAGAACAAAAAACAATGTGGAGCCGCATGAAAACAGGCTTTAGCGAAACCATTTTGGATATCAAAGAAGGCTGCAAAAACTTTGCGGTGTGGTTTGTGGTAAACCTGCCTTACATCGTTATCTGGGCAGTTTTAATTACGGTTGTGGTAATTGTACTGCGTAAGGTGAACCGCTTGGCAATGGGGGATAAACCAAAAGCCAAGAGACTAACATGGCGAAAAGATGCCGAAACGGATGAAATAGCCAAGAATGACAAGAACGAAGATAAATAA
- the gmk gene encoding guanylate kinase: MNNKGLLVVISGPSGVGKGTVLRSYLAQNKKVKVSISATTRNPRPGEEDGVHYYFMTEERFCQLAENDGMLEHAQYSGNYYGTPREMVERELCAGNDVILEIEVQGAMQVKQKCPDALMIFILPPSMAELTKRLIDRRTEDEETINRRMAAAKNELAQASSYDYAVINDNVDDAVEKIGAILRAAKCSTNYMKDFINEVQQL, encoded by the coding sequence ATGAATAACAAGGGACTGCTGGTTGTGATTTCCGGTCCGTCCGGTGTTGGTAAGGGTACGGTTTTGCGCAGCTACCTTGCCCAAAACAAAAAAGTAAAGGTGTCTATTTCTGCTACCACCCGCAATCCCCGCCCGGGTGAGGAGGACGGTGTACACTATTACTTTATGACTGAAGAACGTTTTTGCCAGCTTGCAGAGAACGATGGAATGCTGGAACATGCACAATACAGCGGGAATTATTACGGTACACCGCGCGAGATGGTGGAGCGCGAACTTTGTGCAGGCAACGATGTGATTTTAGAAATTGAAGTACAAGGAGCAATGCAGGTAAAACAAAAATGCCCCGATGCACTGATGATTTTTATTTTACCCCCAAGCATGGCAGAACTGACCAAACGGCTGATAGACCGCCGTACCGAGGATGAGGAAACCATCAACCGGCGTATGGCTGCCGCTAAAAACGAGCTGGCACAGGCTAGCTCTTACGATTACGCAGTCATCAACGATAATGTGGATGATGCGGTAGAAAAAATTGGTGCAATATTGCGCGCTGCGAAGTGCAGCACAAATTATATGAAAGATTTTATAAATGAGGTGCAACAGTTATGA
- a CDS encoding DUF3343 domain-containing protein → MMYYLLSFSSTHDGIATKMHLRNKFDFTILPTPREIHASCGISIRIHGEDIDSIIALLASLKLNSDRVQIYRIITENEKNVYEPIQKAPT, encoded by the coding sequence ATGATGTATTATTTATTATCTTTTTCTTCTACACACGATGGGATCGCCACCAAAATGCACCTGCGCAATAAGTTCGATTTTACAATTTTGCCCACACCCCGCGAGATTCATGCAAGCTGCGGCATTTCTATTCGAATACACGGTGAAGATATCGACTCCATTATTGCTTTGCTTGCCAGCTTGAAGTTGAATTCCGACAGAGTTCAAATCTACCGTATTATAACGGAGAACGAAAAAAACGTTTATGAGCCCATTCAAAAGGCACCGACTTAA